One window of the Lactococcus lactis genome contains the following:
- the rlmB gene encoding 23S rRNA (guanosine(2251)-2'-O)-methyltransferase RlmB, which produces MENTDLIYGLHAVTEALNGDLVNKLYVQEDLRGKNVEKIKELARLKKVNISWTPKTELNKLTENGVHQGFMARVSEFAYADLEKILPALAEKSDATILILDELTDPHNLGSIARTADATGVDAIIIPKHRAVGITPTAVKASTGALQHVPIVRVTNLSQTLDKLKAANFWVFGTDMDGTVYSKWNTKGKVALIIGNEGHGIGQNLKKQVDEMITIPMTGHVQSLNASVAASILMYEIFRNRL; this is translated from the coding sequence ATGGAAAATACAGATTTGATTTACGGACTACATGCGGTCACGGAAGCTTTAAATGGAGACCTTGTCAACAAACTTTACGTTCAAGAAGATTTACGTGGTAAAAATGTTGAAAAAATAAAAGAATTAGCACGACTTAAAAAAGTTAATATTTCATGGACACCCAAAACAGAATTAAATAAATTAACAGAAAACGGTGTTCACCAAGGCTTTATGGCAAGAGTGTCCGAATTTGCTTATGCAGATTTAGAAAAGATTCTCCCAGCATTAGCCGAGAAATCTGATGCCACAATTTTAATTTTAGATGAGTTAACAGATCCTCATAATTTAGGGTCAATTGCTCGGACAGCTGATGCTACAGGAGTCGATGCAATTATTATTCCTAAACACCGAGCCGTTGGAATTACTCCAACGGCTGTCAAAGCTTCAACGGGTGCTTTACAACACGTCCCTATTGTCCGTGTTACTAATCTTTCTCAGACCTTGGATAAACTTAAAGCTGCTAATTTCTGGGTTTTTGGAACGGACATGGACGGCACAGTTTACAGTAAGTGGAATACCAAAGGTAAAGTTGCCTTGATTATCGGAAATGAAGGACATGGAATTGGTCAAAATCTCAAAAAACAAGTTGATGAAATGATTACAATTCCAATGACAGGACACGTTCAAAGTTTAAATGCATCAGTAGCAGCAAGTATTTTGATGTACGAAATTTTTAGAAATCGACTATAA
- a CDS encoding DegV family protein, which yields MTFQIMTDSTADLSPYYIKKHHLTVLGMTVTVGEETYETIGEAALDNSTLLAAIKKGATVHTSQINSGQFLEVFKKFASADEELLYLAFSSGLSGTYQSALIAQDMVLEEFPSAKITVVDTLAAASGEGFLVEETVKLRDSGKTLTETLEVLSDIIPRLQSHFMVDDLNHLARGGRIPKAVALVGTMANIKPLLDVDPEGRLRQVTKVRGKKKAINQLLEKSLEEMDTAYPRLLISYSGTDEIAQEIKKQAMQKKGISDVDVRPLSPTIVTHTGDGTIAIFSISKKSRE from the coding sequence ATGACTTTTCAAATCATGACAGACTCAACAGCAGACCTGAGTCCGTATTATATTAAAAAACATCATCTTACAGTTTTGGGAATGACTGTAACTGTTGGAGAAGAAACTTATGAAACAATAGGTGAAGCCGCATTAGATAATTCCACGCTTCTTGCAGCAATAAAAAAAGGAGCTACTGTCCACACGTCCCAAATTAATTCAGGACAATTTTTAGAAGTTTTTAAAAAATTTGCATCTGCAGATGAAGAACTCCTTTACCTTGCTTTTTCGTCAGGACTTTCTGGGACGTATCAATCAGCTCTGATTGCTCAAGATATGGTTTTAGAAGAATTCCCATCTGCAAAAATCACTGTTGTTGATACACTGGCAGCAGCTTCTGGAGAAGGTTTCCTTGTTGAAGAAACTGTAAAGTTGCGTGACTCTGGAAAAACACTGACAGAAACGCTTGAAGTTTTGTCAGATATTATTCCACGTTTACAAAGTCACTTCATGGTTGACGACTTAAACCATTTGGCAAGAGGTGGAAGAATTCCTAAAGCTGTTGCTCTCGTTGGAACAATGGCAAATATCAAACCTCTTCTTGATGTTGACCCTGAGGGAAGACTTCGGCAAGTGACCAAAGTTCGAGGAAAGAAAAAAGCAATTAATCAACTCCTTGAAAAGAGTCTTGAAGAGATGGATACAGCCTATCCCCGCCTACTTATCTCTTATTCTGGAACAGATGAAATAGCACAAGAAATTAAAAAACAAGCTATGCAAAAAAAAGGGATTAGTGATGTCGATGTTCGTCCACTTAGTCCAACAATTGTAACTCATACAGGTGACGGGACAATCGCAATTTTTTCAATAAGTAAAAAAAGTAGAGAATAA
- the ftsA gene encoding cell division protein FtsA — translation MAKSGLYTGVDIGTNTIKVLVAEYVSGEMNIIGVGNAKSDGLKNGIIVDIEKVAQALRKAVNAAEERAGITIDRINVSIPANSLEMEPCQGMVPIVSDTKEITDNDVIQVVQNALMRGIVPEREIIAVETKEFTVDGFTGISDPRGMFGVRLEIRGVVYTGPKTLVHNVRKVVERAGLLVDNIVIAPLAMAQYVLTEGEREFGTIMVDLGAGQTTVSIVKEQSLRFTHTSPEGGDYVTKDISTVLNTSVSAAEDLKVNYGEASTERASQDEYFLVDVVGKEEPEQITEYYLSQIIEARMTQVFNRVRQDLEHGHTSETPGGLILVGGTAAMPGVVDLATKILGINARLFVPGEMGLRNPAFAQVISVVDYIGNRSDIDILVSQAFSGDYAYTTTEETYVAPVPTITPQATTVADVENDFYVEPQARPVVAQKASEPEEEKEGLVDRAKNFFGNLFD, via the coding sequence ATGGCCAAAAGTGGACTTTATACAGGCGTAGATATCGGGACAAACACAATAAAGGTGCTTGTTGCTGAATACGTCTCAGGTGAAATGAATATAATCGGTGTCGGAAATGCAAAATCCGATGGCCTTAAAAATGGAATTATTGTAGATATTGAGAAGGTGGCACAAGCATTGCGTAAAGCTGTAAATGCTGCCGAAGAACGCGCAGGAATCACGATTGATAGAATTAACGTGAGCATCCCAGCGAATTCCCTCGAAATGGAACCTTGCCAAGGAATGGTTCCTATTGTCAGTGATACTAAAGAAATCACGGATAACGATGTTATTCAAGTTGTTCAAAATGCTTTGATGCGTGGGATTGTTCCTGAAAGAGAAATTATTGCTGTTGAAACGAAAGAGTTTACAGTTGATGGATTTACAGGTATTTCAGACCCTCGTGGAATGTTTGGTGTACGTCTTGAGATTCGTGGGGTTGTTTACACTGGACCTAAAACTCTTGTTCATAATGTTCGCAAAGTTGTTGAACGCGCAGGACTGCTCGTTGACAATATTGTAATTGCTCCTTTAGCAATGGCACAATACGTGCTTACAGAAGGTGAGCGTGAGTTTGGAACAATCATGGTTGATTTGGGTGCTGGACAAACAACAGTTAGCATCGTTAAAGAACAATCATTAAGATTTACACATACTAGCCCCGAAGGTGGCGATTATGTAACTAAAGATATTTCAACAGTTCTTAACACTTCTGTTTCTGCAGCGGAAGATTTGAAAGTCAACTATGGTGAAGCAAGTACAGAACGTGCTAGCCAAGATGAGTACTTCCTTGTTGATGTTGTAGGTAAAGAAGAGCCAGAACAAATTACAGAATATTATCTTTCACAAATTATTGAAGCACGTATGACTCAAGTTTTTAATCGTGTACGTCAAGATTTGGAACACGGACATACTTCAGAAACTCCTGGAGGTTTGATTTTGGTCGGTGGAACGGCTGCAATGCCTGGTGTTGTTGATTTAGCAACAAAAATCTTAGGAATAAATGCTCGTCTTTTTGTTCCAGGCGAAATGGGGTTACGTAATCCAGCATTTGCTCAAGTGATTAGTGTTGTTGATTACATTGGAAATCGTAGTGATATTGATATTTTAGTATCTCAAGCATTTTCTGGTGATTATGCTTATACGACGACAGAAGAAACTTATGTTGCTCCTGTTCCAACAATTACACCACAAGCAACAACAGTTGCTGACGTAGAAAATGATTTCTACGTTGAACCTCAGGCACGTCCAGTAGTAGCTCAAAAAGCTTCTGAGCCTGAAGAAGAAAAAGAAGGTCTCGTTGACCGTGCCAAAAATTTCTTTGGCAATCTCTTTGATTAA
- the ftsZ gene encoding cell division protein FtsZ → MEFSFDTDLTSGAVIKVIGVGGGGGNAINRMIEEGVSGVEFIAANTDVQALRSSKADTVIQLGPKLTRGLGAGAQPEVGKRAAEESAETVSQALEGSDMIFITAGMGGGTGTGAAPVIAQIAKELGALTVGVVTRPFGFEGSKRSYFATEGIEALRANVDTLLIISNNNLLEIVDKKTPLTEALREADNVLRQGVQGVTDLITNPGMINLDFADVKTVMENKGDALMGIGVATGEERVIEATRKAIYSPLLETTIEGAENVLLNVTGGMDMSLIEAQDASEIVIQAAGNDVNIMLGTAIDPNLKDEIRVTVVATGVAKEDADEALGLQPEPRRQPNLTHNSNMQHAQTSRPMQSQQQTQAAPQGQNQSSAFGDWDIRRETSTRQNVSNTRDTSSVTSFGGVPTTDEDLDTPPFFRKN, encoded by the coding sequence ATGGAATTTTCATTTGATACAGACTTAACTTCTGGTGCTGTAATTAAAGTTATCGGTGTTGGTGGCGGTGGTGGTAATGCCATCAACCGCATGATTGAAGAAGGTGTTTCTGGCGTTGAATTTATCGCCGCTAATACTGACGTACAAGCATTGCGTAGCTCAAAAGCAGATACAGTTATTCAACTTGGGCCAAAATTGACTCGCGGTTTGGGTGCTGGTGCGCAACCTGAAGTTGGTAAACGCGCAGCTGAAGAATCAGCTGAAACAGTATCACAAGCCCTTGAAGGCTCAGATATGATTTTCATCACTGCCGGTATGGGTGGTGGAACTGGTACAGGTGCTGCACCAGTTATCGCACAAATTGCTAAAGAACTTGGCGCTTTGACTGTGGGTGTTGTTACTCGTCCATTTGGTTTTGAAGGATCAAAACGTTCATACTTTGCAACTGAAGGAATTGAAGCTCTTCGTGCAAATGTTGATACACTTCTCATTATTTCAAACAATAACTTGCTTGAAATTGTTGATAAGAAAACTCCTTTAACTGAAGCTTTGCGTGAAGCTGATAATGTTTTACGTCAAGGTGTTCAAGGGGTAACTGACTTGATTACTAACCCAGGAATGATTAACCTTGACTTTGCCGATGTTAAAACAGTAATGGAAAACAAAGGTGATGCCCTTATGGGTATCGGTGTTGCGACTGGTGAAGAACGCGTGATTGAAGCAACTCGTAAAGCAATTTACTCACCACTTCTTGAAACTACAATCGAAGGCGCAGAAAATGTTCTTTTGAATGTTACTGGTGGTATGGATATGAGTTTGATTGAAGCACAAGATGCTTCAGAAATTGTTATCCAAGCAGCTGGTAATGATGTTAATATTATGTTGGGTACAGCGATTGACCCTAACCTTAAAGACGAAATCCGTGTAACAGTTGTTGCAACTGGTGTTGCTAAGGAAGATGCTGACGAAGCTTTGGGTTTGCAACCTGAACCACGTCGTCAACCTAACTTGACTCACAATTCTAATATGCAACATGCTCAAACAAGCCGTCCAATGCAAAGTCAACAACAAACGCAAGCAGCTCCGCAAGGGCAAAATCAATCTTCTGCATTTGGAGATTGGGATATTCGTCGTGAAACTTCAACACGTCAAAACGTAAGTAACACACGTGATACTTCTTCAGTAACAAGTTTCGGCGGAGTTCCAACAACAGATGAAGACCTTGACACACCACCATTCTTCCGTAAAAACTAA
- a CDS encoding YggS family pyridoxal phosphate-dependent enzyme: protein MTIKENVKRILSNVDAAKAASSYSNQSVSVVAVTKSVDANLAREVFENGVSHLAENRTELFLEKYEALKDLEITWHLIGNLQRRKVKQVINYVDYFHALDSLKLAQEINKRAEHTIKCFIELNISGEESKHGFSVNELMEILPEFSELENIEIVGLMTMAPFDATESECNDIFGRMKKLQVEISEMNLSRIPCTELSMGMSRDYEIAIKNGATFVRIGTEFFKNL, encoded by the coding sequence ATGACGATTAAAGAGAATGTTAAAAGAATACTGAGTAATGTAGATGCGGCAAAGGCTGCGTCTTCTTATTCTAATCAGTCAGTTTCAGTCGTCGCTGTGACCAAATCTGTTGATGCTAATCTTGCACGTGAAGTTTTTGAAAATGGAGTTTCACATTTAGCGGAAAATCGAACAGAACTTTTTTTGGAAAAATACGAAGCTCTTAAGGATTTAGAAATTACTTGGCATTTGATTGGTAATTTACAAAGACGTAAGGTTAAACAAGTTATTAATTATGTTGATTATTTCCACGCTTTAGATTCTCTGAAATTAGCTCAGGAAATAAATAAACGTGCTGAACACACCATTAAATGTTTTATTGAACTTAACATTTCTGGCGAGGAAAGTAAACATGGATTTTCTGTCAATGAACTTATGGAAATATTACCTGAGTTTTCTGAATTGGAAAATATTGAGATTGTTGGTTTGATGACAATGGCTCCGTTTGATGCGACTGAAAGTGAATGTAATGACATTTTTGGACGAATGAAAAAATTACAAGTTGAAATATCCGAAATGAATCTTTCCAGAATTCCTTGTACTGAATTAAGTATGGGAATGAGCAGAGATTATGAGATTGCCATTAAAAATGGTGCAACTTTTGTTCGAATCGGTACAGAATTTTTTAAAAATCTATAA
- a CDS encoding cell division protein SepF — protein MAFKDWMNNLRDYFVEDDEEFNEPARPVQESRPTVASTPKPKVEERKAQPEYQTRRPAQSTSKAQTQTAAPKRAGSTFTKPMPEKIVQQQTVSQSQSVAATVSTIAIKEPRAYADIMESARIVKNGECVLVNFKFMGDAQARRSIDFMTGVVFTLDGDIQNVGGQIFLMTPANITVDAAKEMSILAGQNFESYDIY, from the coding sequence ATGGCATTTAAAGATTGGATGAATAATCTACGTGATTATTTTGTAGAGGATGATGAAGAGTTCAATGAACCTGCACGTCCTGTGCAAGAATCTAGGCCAACGGTGGCATCTACGCCAAAACCAAAGGTTGAGGAACGCAAAGCACAGCCGGAATATCAGACTCGTCGTCCTGCACAATCAACTTCAAAAGCACAAACACAAACAGCAGCGCCAAAACGCGCTGGTTCAACATTCACAAAACCTATGCCTGAAAAAATCGTACAACAACAAACCGTTTCACAATCTCAATCAGTGGCTGCAACGGTTTCTACTATTGCAATTAAAGAACCACGTGCCTATGCAGACATCATGGAATCAGCACGCATCGTGAAAAACGGTGAATGTGTCCTTGTCAATTTTAAATTTATGGGTGACGCCCAAGCGCGTCGTTCAATTGACTTCATGACTGGGGTGGTCTTTACTCTTGATGGTGATATTCAAAATGTTGGTGGTCAAATTTTCTTGATGACTCCAGCAAATATCACAGTCGATGCAGCGAAAGAAATGTCTATCTTAGCTGGTCAAAATTTTGAAAGTTACGATATTTACTAA
- a CDS encoding YggT family protein, whose protein sequence is MLITLTIINWLLRLLDVYSIILVIYALMSWIPTLYGTWFGRIIVKVSRPYLSLFENLPLQFWGLDFSIVIAFIVLKFIQRFIVIVFNGVFY, encoded by the coding sequence ATGCTTATTACACTTACAATAATAAATTGGCTTTTACGCTTACTTGATGTTTATTCAATTATTCTAGTTATTTACGCCTTAATGAGTTGGATACCAACTCTTTATGGAACTTGGTTTGGACGTATAATTGTTAAAGTTTCTCGTCCCTACTTAAGTTTATTTGAAAATTTACCTCTACAATTTTGGGGATTAGATTTTTCAATCGTTATTGCTTTTATTGTTTTGAAATTTATTCAAAGATTTATTGTTATTGTATTTAACGGAGTATTCTATTGA
- a CDS encoding RNA-binding protein: MITENVYQHFQEKERHFIDRCLEWINRVEESYSVISTFFLNPREVDILKTLANKRNVQIFSSEELARTELVKIILAPDFYVLDREDFDISLLEINYASKFVELSHAQVLGTFLGQAGVKRQELGDIIVSDNKIQVFVSKHLVESFKAIEKIGRAAVKIQEISLENLVEETDKAVREVVLVDNLRVDKMIAVAFKISRNIATNMLESKKVKVNYLEIDKKDFSVGLDDLISVRGFGRIKILRILDFTKKGKQRVEIELIRNRKK; encoded by the coding sequence TTGATTACTGAAAATGTCTATCAACACTTTCAAGAAAAGGAACGGCATTTTATTGATCGTTGTTTAGAATGGATAAATCGAGTAGAAGAATCTTATTCGGTGATAAGTACATTTTTTCTTAATCCCCGAGAAGTGGATATTTTAAAAACTCTGGCAAATAAGAGAAATGTTCAAATTTTTTCTAGTGAGGAACTAGCAAGAACGGAATTAGTCAAAATAATTTTGGCGCCAGATTTTTATGTTCTTGACAGAGAAGATTTTGATATTTCCTTACTTGAAATTAATTATGCTTCAAAATTTGTAGAACTTTCACATGCCCAAGTCCTTGGAACTTTTTTGGGACAGGCTGGTGTTAAACGGCAAGAATTGGGTGATATTATTGTTAGTGACAATAAAATTCAAGTTTTTGTCAGTAAACATCTTGTTGAGAGTTTTAAAGCAATAGAAAAAATTGGGCGAGCAGCGGTCAAAATTCAAGAAATTTCTTTGGAAAACTTAGTTGAAGAAACAGATAAAGCTGTCAGAGAAGTTGTTCTTGTGGATAACTTAAGAGTTGATAAAATGATTGCAGTCGCTTTCAAAATTTCTCGCAATATTGCTACAAATATGTTAGAATCAAAGAAGGTTAAGGTTAATTACCTAGAAATTGATAAAAAAGATTTCTCTGTTGGTCTTGATGATTTGATTAGCGTTCGAGGTTTTGGGCGTATCAAAATATTAAGGATTTTAGATTTTACTAAAAAAGGAAAACAGAGAGTTGAAATAGAACTTATAAGAAATCGAAAAAAATAG
- a CDS encoding DivIVA domain-containing protein, with translation MTLNSLDVQNKTFNPQFRGFSKHEVDEFLDIVVRDYDEFAQTIKDQERELKALRERVKYFDDMKDSLNKSIVVAQDAADNLREQAKSEADTLRINSEKESADIIANAGQKSSLIIEAAKKEAGFILNAASDDARKLVRDTDDLKRKMRLYHQRMTSIIENQLASIQSDDWAEIFRPTQDYAINPEEKLQSIIEEHLENAESTLAKTQAIKPLTDEDITQANETSDETETIVSEEIVVETEVPDEVKEEVEITDEANTTDDSNEESEVEAPKADDSEIFPELDSKAPAETAEVVEKDNQETTDLSELKN, from the coding sequence ATGACATTAAATAGTTTAGATGTTCAAAACAAAACTTTTAATCCACAATTTCGCGGCTTCAGTAAACATGAAGTTGATGAATTTTTGGATATCGTTGTTCGAGATTATGATGAATTCGCTCAAACAATTAAAGATCAAGAACGTGAATTAAAGGCGTTACGCGAACGCGTGAAATATTTTGATGACATGAAAGATTCACTGAACAAGTCAATTGTTGTTGCTCAAGATGCTGCTGATAATCTCCGTGAACAAGCCAAAAGTGAAGCTGATACGCTTAGAATTAATTCTGAAAAAGAATCTGCTGATATTATTGCAAATGCAGGACAAAAGAGTTCTTTAATTATTGAAGCGGCAAAAAAAGAAGCTGGATTTATTTTGAATGCTGCTTCTGATGATGCGCGTAAATTAGTACGTGATACTGATGATTTGAAACGTAAAATGCGTCTCTATCACCAACGAATGACTTCAATTATTGAAAATCAACTTGCGTCTATTCAATCGGATGACTGGGCTGAAATCTTTAGACCTACTCAAGATTATGCAATCAATCCTGAAGAAAAATTGCAATCAATCATTGAAGAACATTTGGAAAATGCTGAATCTACTTTGGCAAAAACCCAAGCAATTAAACCTTTAACAGATGAAGATATTACACAAGCAAATGAAACATCTGATGAAACAGAAACAATTGTTTCAGAGGAAATTGTTGTTGAAACCGAAGTACCTGACGAAGTAAAAGAAGAAGTAGAAATTACTGACGAAGCTAATACTACTGATGATTCTAACGAAGAGTCAGAAGTTGAAGCTCCAAAAGCAGATGATTCAGAAATTTTCCCAGAATTAGATTCAAAAGCACCAGCTGAAACAGCTGAGGTTGTTGAAAAAGATAATCAAGAAACAACTGATTTAAGCGAATTAAAAAATTAA
- the ileS gene encoding isoleucine--tRNA ligase, with protein MKIKDTLNLGKTAFPMRAGLPNKEPNWQKDWADATLYEKRQELNEGKPSFMLHDGPPYANGNIHLGHSLNKISKDIIVRYKSMAGFRAPYVPGWDTHGLPIEQQLAKAGMKRKEMDLLDYLEECRKYAMKQVDMQRSDFKSLGVLADWNRPYLTLLPEYEAAQIRVFGKMAEKGYIYKGQKPIYWSPSSESSLAEAEIEYQDVRSASIFVAFKAKDTKGKLPEDVEFVIWTTTPWTIPSNLGIFAHPDYDYSVVAVNGRKFVIASEMLEAVAEKLEWENPEVLQTIKGSELEYMVAKHPFYDRETLIMNADYVTLDSGTGLVHVAPGHGEDDYFASRKYKLPVLSPIDNRGYYTDEAPGLEGLFYDEGNKVVSKWLEEKDALLKLEFFTHSYPHDWRTKKPVIFRATPQWFASIDDFRQNILDEVERVDWVIPWGKTRLFNMVRDRGDWVISRQRAWGVPLPIFYGENGEPIITPETTEHVAKLFAEFGSKVWFEREAKDLLPEGFTHPASPNGEFTKEKDIMDVWFDSGSSWNGVLNERDYLSFPADLYLEGSDQYRGWFNSSITTSVAVNGVAPYKAVLSQGFVLDGKGRKMSKSIGNTIVPKDVTKKFGADILRLWVASIDTESDVRVSMDILSQVSEVYRKIRNTLRFLIANTSDFNPKEDAIDFAELRPVDKYMLVKFNELVKQIRTAYDNYSFMTVYKSIINFITNDLSSFYLDFAKDVVYIEAANSPERRSMQTVMYVILKDLVKILVPILPHTAEETWTYLEHEPENFAYLAEMPEAAEIPGSEELLGNWQEFLDFRDKILKALESAREAKLIGKSLEATVTIYPNEVVRTLLTAIDENVAQLLIVSNFVVANEPVNNAPESAMKFDDLAVLVEHAAGEVCDRCRRTDETVGHNANEHLKMLCEHCAHIVETEFPEILEEGFED; from the coding sequence ATGAAAATCAAAGATACTTTGAATTTGGGGAAAACAGCTTTCCCAATGCGTGCAGGCTTGCCAAATAAAGAACCAAACTGGCAAAAAGACTGGGCAGATGCGACACTTTATGAGAAACGTCAAGAATTAAATGAAGGAAAACCCTCATTTATGCTTCATGACGGGCCTCCTTATGCGAACGGAAATATTCACCTCGGACACTCTTTGAACAAAATTTCAAAAGATATTATTGTTCGTTATAAATCAATGGCAGGATTTCGTGCTCCTTATGTTCCAGGTTGGGATACTCATGGTTTGCCAATTGAGCAACAACTTGCTAAAGCAGGCATGAAGCGTAAAGAAATGGATTTGCTTGATTATCTTGAGGAATGTCGTAAATACGCGATGAAACAAGTAGATATGCAACGTTCAGATTTCAAATCCCTTGGTGTTCTTGCTGATTGGAACCGTCCATATTTGACACTATTGCCAGAATATGAGGCAGCTCAAATTCGCGTTTTTGGTAAAATGGCTGAAAAAGGATATATCTATAAAGGACAAAAACCAATTTATTGGTCACCTTCATCAGAAAGTTCACTGGCTGAAGCTGAAATCGAATATCAAGATGTTCGTTCAGCATCAATTTTTGTGGCATTTAAAGCTAAAGATACTAAAGGTAAATTACCAGAAGATGTAGAATTTGTAATCTGGACAACAACACCATGGACAATTCCATCAAATTTGGGAATCTTTGCTCATCCTGACTATGATTATTCAGTTGTAGCAGTTAATGGTCGTAAATTTGTGATTGCCTCAGAAATGCTTGAAGCTGTTGCTGAAAAATTAGAATGGGAAAATCCAGAAGTCCTTCAAACGATTAAAGGTTCTGAATTAGAATATATGGTTGCAAAACATCCATTCTATGACCGTGAAACTTTAATCATGAATGCAGATTATGTTACTCTTGATTCTGGGACTGGCCTTGTACACGTTGCCCCAGGACATGGTGAAGATGACTACTTTGCAAGTCGTAAGTATAAATTGCCTGTTCTTTCACCAATTGATAACCGTGGTTATTATACTGATGAAGCTCCTGGACTTGAAGGACTTTTCTACGATGAAGGAAATAAAGTTGTCAGTAAATGGCTAGAAGAAAAAGATGCTTTATTGAAACTCGAATTCTTCACTCACTCATATCCACATGACTGGCGTACTAAAAAACCAGTAATTTTCCGTGCAACACCACAATGGTTTGCTTCAATCGATGACTTCCGTCAAAATATTTTAGATGAAGTTGAAAGAGTAGATTGGGTAATTCCATGGGGTAAAACTCGTTTATTCAATATGGTTCGTGACCGTGGCGATTGGGTCATCTCACGTCAACGTGCTTGGGGAGTTCCATTACCAATTTTCTATGGTGAAAATGGAGAACCAATTATCACACCAGAAACAACTGAACATGTAGCCAAACTTTTTGCTGAATTTGGTTCAAAAGTTTGGTTTGAACGTGAAGCAAAAGACCTTTTACCAGAAGGATTCACTCATCCAGCTTCACCAAATGGTGAATTTACAAAAGAAAAAGATATCATGGACGTTTGGTTTGACTCAGGTTCTTCTTGGAATGGTGTCCTTAACGAACGTGACTACCTTAGCTTCCCTGCAGACCTTTACCTTGAAGGTTCAGACCAATACCGTGGTTGGTTTAATTCATCAATTACAACCTCAGTTGCGGTAAATGGCGTTGCACCATATAAAGCAGTTCTTTCACAAGGATTTGTTTTAGACGGTAAAGGACGTAAGATGTCTAAATCAATTGGAAATACAATCGTGCCAAAAGATGTCACTAAGAAATTTGGTGCTGACATTCTCCGTCTTTGGGTGGCATCAATTGATACTGAATCAGATGTTCGTGTGTCAATGGATATTCTCAGTCAAGTTTCTGAAGTTTACCGTAAAATCCGGAATACATTGCGTTTCTTAATCGCTAATACATCTGATTTTAATCCAAAAGAAGATGCAATTGATTTTGCAGAACTTCGTCCAGTAGACAAATATATGCTTGTGAAATTTAATGAACTTGTAAAACAAATTCGTACAGCTTATGATAACTATAGCTTTATGACTGTTTACAAATCAATCATTAATTTCATCACAAATGATTTGTCATCTTTCTATCTTGATTTTGCTAAAGATGTTGTTTATATTGAAGCAGCAAATTCACCAGAACGCCGCTCAATGCAAACAGTTATGTATGTTATTTTGAAAGATTTAGTGAAAATTCTTGTACCAATTTTGCCACACACGGCAGAAGAAACATGGACTTACTTGGAACATGAACCAGAAAATTTTGCTTATCTTGCAGAAATGCCAGAAGCAGCAGAAATTCCTGGAAGTGAAGAATTGTTAGGAAACTGGCAAGAATTTCTTGATTTCCGTGATAAGATTTTGAAAGCTTTGGAAAGTGCTCGTGAAGCAAAATTGATTGGTAAATCATTGGAAGCAACAGTAACTATTTATCCAAATGAAGTTGTGCGTACTTTATTGACGGCAATTGATGAAAATGTTGCTCAACTTTTGATTGTATCAAACTTTGTAGTTGCCAACGAACCAGTAAATAATGCCCCAGAGTCTGCAATGAAATTTGATGATCTTGCAGTTCTTGTTGAACATGCGGCTGGAGAAGTTTGTGATCGTTGCCGTAGAACAGATGAAACAGTTGGACACAATGCTAATGAACATCTCAAAATGCTTTGTGAACATTGTGCACATATCGTTGAAACAGAATTCCCTGAAATCCTTGAAGAAGGTTTTGAAGATTAA
- a CDS encoding DUF4044 domain-containing protein — protein MAYKKPQKSTFQKVTMVVVIIMVVLTLFSVLASMLAVL, from the coding sequence ATGGCATATAAAAAACCACAAAAAAGTACTTTCCAAAAAGTAACCATGGTTGTTGTGATTATCATGGTTGTTCTTACGCTTTTCAGCGTACTTGCATCAATGCTTGCAGTATTGTAA
- a CDS encoding SPJ_0845 family protein produces MGLTFRKRDDFDKMMDDLGVSTVDLVTDDDNKSVPSPEKKEDPFAKFLTPKENNKEKDPN; encoded by the coding sequence ATGGGCTTAACTTTTAGAAAACGTGATGATTTTGATAAAATGATGGACGATTTAGGCGTCTCAACTGTTGATTTAGTGACTGATGATGATAACAAAAGCGTTCCTTCTCCTGAAAAAAAGGAAGATCCATTTGCTAAATTTTTGACTCCAAAAGAAAATAATAAGGAGAAAGACCCAAACTAA